One segment of Panicum virgatum strain AP13 chromosome 1K, P.virgatum_v5, whole genome shotgun sequence DNA contains the following:
- the LOC120697768 gene encoding transcription factor bHLH68-like isoform X2, with the protein MDRGLLHKSSPLVGEMGEAGHGWWSVNNLRPPFEQQHHPSLFMPSTTTTAAAAAAAAAAPSSSSPLHSFSSLLLSNHYPLPTTSTSPWQQHDTSSTTTSHGQHQGLTGQQDSWSQQLVQGGLATIGEERYKEGQMLFPTTICSEAAGGSGSYLYSAAATASHGSSTSEEIQLPWGSSVHQHHKALQQKASSPRSSSITSTTSLGSNMLEFSNNSSSSPRECISTASGSAFKKVRTQEPSQAQSTVKVRKEKLGDRITALHQLVSPFGKTDTASVLLEAIGYIRFLHSQIEALSSPYVGGGSNGGGGGSISSSSSGSKQQLHEVHGERHSIFPEDPGQLLHDSALKKRGQPEPVLLDHNGSCEEGKDLRSRGLCLVPVSCMLDVGVDVVASPADYWAAAVPAFGMGFGG; encoded by the exons ATGGATAGGGGACTCCTCCACAAATCATCTCCTCTAGTGGGCGAGATGGGGGAGGCAGGCCATGGATGGTGGAGCGTGAATAATTTGAGGCCCccctttgagcagcagcaccaTCCTTCTCTTTTCATGccgtccaccaccaccaccgcagcagcagcagcagcggcggcggcagcgccgtcTTCTTCGTCCCCTCTCCATTCCTTCTCCTCGCTGCTGCTCTCCAATCACTACCCGCTGCCTACTACCAGCACGTCGCCGTGGCAGCAGCATGacaccagcagcaccaccaccagccaCGGTCAGCATCAAGGACTCACCGGCCAGCAGGATTCATGGAGCCAGCAGCTCGTACA AGGGGGATTGGCCACTATTGGGGAAGAGAGGTACAAGGAAGGCCAGATGCTGTTTCCAACTACGATTTGTTCAGAAGCTGCCGGAGGGAGCGGCAGCTACCtctacagcgccgccgccacggctaGCCATGGTAGCAGCACAAGTGAAGAGATCCAATTGCCATGGGGAAGCAGCGTCCACCAGCACCACAAGGCTCTGCAGCAGAAAGCTTCCTCTCCGAGGTCTTCTTCCATAACGTCGACGACCTCCCTTGGGAGCAACATGCTGGAGTTCTCCAACAACAGCAGTAGTTCACCACGTGAG TGCATCAGCACAGCATCTGGATCAGCTTTCAAGAAGGTTAGGACCCAAGAACCCTCCCAGGCTCAATCTACTGTGAAg GTGAGGAAGGAGAAGCTAGGGGATCGAATAACTGCTCTTCACCAGCTTGTCTCTCCGTTTGGAAAG ACTGACACAGCGTCTGTACTCCTTGAAGCCATTGGGTACATCAGATTCCTTCATAGTCAAATTGAG GCTCTGAGCTCGCCGTACGTGGGCGGCGGCAGCaatggcggtgggggcggctccatcagctccagctccagcggcTCCAAGCAGCAGCTCCACGAG GTGCACGGAGAAAGGCACAGCATATTTCCAGAAGACCCTGGCCAG CTCCTGCATGACAGTGCATTAAAAAAGCGAGGACAGCCTGAGCCGGTACTGCTCGAtcat AATGGAAGCTGTGAAGAAGGGAAGGATCTGAGGAGCAGAGGTCTATGCCTTGTCCCGGTGAGCTGCATGCTGGACGTCGGAGTTGATGTTGTCGCCAGCCCAGCGGACTACTGGGCAGCAGCTGTGCCGGCTTTCGGCATGGGGTTCGGCGGGTAG
- the LOC120697768 gene encoding transcription factor bHLH68-like isoform X5 yields the protein MDRGLLHKSSPLVGEMGEAGHGWWSVNNLRPPFEQQHHPSLFMPSTTTTAAAAAAAAAAPSSSSPLHSFSSLLLSNHYPLPTTSTSPWQQHDTSSTTTSHGQHQGLTGQQDSWSQQLVQGGLATIGEERYKEGQMLFPTTICSEAAGGSGSYLYSAAATASHGSSTSEEIQLPWGSSVHQHHKALQQKASSPRSSSITSTTSLGSNMLEFSNNSSSSPRECISTASGSAFKKVRTQEPSQAQSTVKVRKEKLGDRITALHQLVSPFGKTDTASVLLEAIGYIRFLHSQIEVHGERHSIFPEDPGQLLHDSALKKRGQPEPVLLDHNGSCEEGKDLRSRGLCLVPVSCMLDVGVDVVASPADYWAAAVPAFGMGFGG from the exons ATGGATAGGGGACTCCTCCACAAATCATCTCCTCTAGTGGGCGAGATGGGGGAGGCAGGCCATGGATGGTGGAGCGTGAATAATTTGAGGCCCccctttgagcagcagcaccaTCCTTCTCTTTTCATGccgtccaccaccaccaccgcagcagcagcagcagcggcggcggcagcgccgtcTTCTTCGTCCCCTCTCCATTCCTTCTCCTCGCTGCTGCTCTCCAATCACTACCCGCTGCCTACTACCAGCACGTCGCCGTGGCAGCAGCATGacaccagcagcaccaccaccagccaCGGTCAGCATCAAGGACTCACCGGCCAGCAGGATTCATGGAGCCAGCAGCTCGTACA AGGGGGATTGGCCACTATTGGGGAAGAGAGGTACAAGGAAGGCCAGATGCTGTTTCCAACTACGATTTGTTCAGAAGCTGCCGGAGGGAGCGGCAGCTACCtctacagcgccgccgccacggctaGCCATGGTAGCAGCACAAGTGAAGAGATCCAATTGCCATGGGGAAGCAGCGTCCACCAGCACCACAAGGCTCTGCAGCAGAAAGCTTCCTCTCCGAGGTCTTCTTCCATAACGTCGACGACCTCCCTTGGGAGCAACATGCTGGAGTTCTCCAACAACAGCAGTAGTTCACCACGTGAG TGCATCAGCACAGCATCTGGATCAGCTTTCAAGAAGGTTAGGACCCAAGAACCCTCCCAGGCTCAATCTACTGTGAAg GTGAGGAAGGAGAAGCTAGGGGATCGAATAACTGCTCTTCACCAGCTTGTCTCTCCGTTTGGAAAG ACTGACACAGCGTCTGTACTCCTTGAAGCCATTGGGTACATCAGATTCCTTCATAGTCAAATTGAG GTGCACGGAGAAAGGCACAGCATATTTCCAGAAGACCCTGGCCAG CTCCTGCATGACAGTGCATTAAAAAAGCGAGGACAGCCTGAGCCGGTACTGCTCGAtcat AATGGAAGCTGTGAAGAAGGGAAGGATCTGAGGAGCAGAGGTCTATGCCTTGTCCCGGTGAGCTGCATGCTGGACGTCGGAGTTGATGTTGTCGCCAGCCCAGCGGACTACTGGGCAGCAGCTGTGCCGGCTTTCGGCATGGGGTTCGGCGGGTAG
- the LOC120697768 gene encoding transcription factor bHLH68-like isoform X6 codes for MDRGLLHKSSPLVGEMGEAGHGWWSVNNLRPPFEQQHHPSLFMPSTTTTAAAAAAAAAAPSSSSPLHSFSSLLLSNHYPLPTTSTSPWQQHDTSSTTTSHGQHQGLTGQQDSWSQQLVQGGLATIGEERYKEGQMLFPTTICSEAAGGSGSYLYSAAATASHGSSTSEEIQLPWGSSVHQHHKALQQKASSPRSSSITSTTSLGSNMLEFSNNSSSSPRECISTASGSAFKKVRTQEPSQAQSTVKVRKEKLGDRITALHQLVSPFGKTDTASVLLEAIGYIRFLHSQIEVHGERHSIFPEDPGQLLHDSALKKRGQPEPNGSCEEGKDLRSRGLCLVPVSCMLDVGVDVVASPADYWAAAVPAFGMGFGG; via the exons ATGGATAGGGGACTCCTCCACAAATCATCTCCTCTAGTGGGCGAGATGGGGGAGGCAGGCCATGGATGGTGGAGCGTGAATAATTTGAGGCCCccctttgagcagcagcaccaTCCTTCTCTTTTCATGccgtccaccaccaccaccgcagcagcagcagcagcggcggcggcagcgccgtcTTCTTCGTCCCCTCTCCATTCCTTCTCCTCGCTGCTGCTCTCCAATCACTACCCGCTGCCTACTACCAGCACGTCGCCGTGGCAGCAGCATGacaccagcagcaccaccaccagccaCGGTCAGCATCAAGGACTCACCGGCCAGCAGGATTCATGGAGCCAGCAGCTCGTACA AGGGGGATTGGCCACTATTGGGGAAGAGAGGTACAAGGAAGGCCAGATGCTGTTTCCAACTACGATTTGTTCAGAAGCTGCCGGAGGGAGCGGCAGCTACCtctacagcgccgccgccacggctaGCCATGGTAGCAGCACAAGTGAAGAGATCCAATTGCCATGGGGAAGCAGCGTCCACCAGCACCACAAGGCTCTGCAGCAGAAAGCTTCCTCTCCGAGGTCTTCTTCCATAACGTCGACGACCTCCCTTGGGAGCAACATGCTGGAGTTCTCCAACAACAGCAGTAGTTCACCACGTGAG TGCATCAGCACAGCATCTGGATCAGCTTTCAAGAAGGTTAGGACCCAAGAACCCTCCCAGGCTCAATCTACTGTGAAg GTGAGGAAGGAGAAGCTAGGGGATCGAATAACTGCTCTTCACCAGCTTGTCTCTCCGTTTGGAAAG ACTGACACAGCGTCTGTACTCCTTGAAGCCATTGGGTACATCAGATTCCTTCATAGTCAAATTGAG GTGCACGGAGAAAGGCACAGCATATTTCCAGAAGACCCTGGCCAG CTCCTGCATGACAGTGCATTAAAAAAGCGAGGACAGCCTGAGCCG AATGGAAGCTGTGAAGAAGGGAAGGATCTGAGGAGCAGAGGTCTATGCCTTGTCCCGGTGAGCTGCATGCTGGACGTCGGAGTTGATGTTGTCGCCAGCCCAGCGGACTACTGGGCAGCAGCTGTGCCGGCTTTCGGCATGGGGTTCGGCGGGTAG
- the LOC120697768 gene encoding transcription factor bHLH68-like isoform X4 has product MDRGLLHKSSPLVGEMGEAGHGWWSVNNLRPPFEQQHHPSLFMPSTTTTAAAAAAAAAAPSSSSPLHSFSSLLLSNHYPLPTTSTSPWQQHDTSSTTTSHGQHQGLTGQQDSWSQQLVQGGLATIGEERYKEGQMLFPTTICSEAAGGSGSYLYSAAATASHGSSTSEEIQLPWGSSVHQHHKALQQKASSPRSSSITSTTSLGSNMLEFSNNSSSSPRECISTASGSAFKKVRTQEPSQAQSTVKVRKEKLGDRITALHQLVSPFGKTDTASVLLEAIGYIRFLHSQIEALSSPYVGGGSNGGGGGSISSSSSGSKQQLHEASVHGERHSIFPEDPGQLLHDSALKKRGQPEPNGSCEEGKDLRSRGLCLVPVSCMLDVGVDVVASPADYWAAAVPAFGMGFGG; this is encoded by the exons ATGGATAGGGGACTCCTCCACAAATCATCTCCTCTAGTGGGCGAGATGGGGGAGGCAGGCCATGGATGGTGGAGCGTGAATAATTTGAGGCCCccctttgagcagcagcaccaTCCTTCTCTTTTCATGccgtccaccaccaccaccgcagcagcagcagcagcggcggcggcagcgccgtcTTCTTCGTCCCCTCTCCATTCCTTCTCCTCGCTGCTGCTCTCCAATCACTACCCGCTGCCTACTACCAGCACGTCGCCGTGGCAGCAGCATGacaccagcagcaccaccaccagccaCGGTCAGCATCAAGGACTCACCGGCCAGCAGGATTCATGGAGCCAGCAGCTCGTACA AGGGGGATTGGCCACTATTGGGGAAGAGAGGTACAAGGAAGGCCAGATGCTGTTTCCAACTACGATTTGTTCAGAAGCTGCCGGAGGGAGCGGCAGCTACCtctacagcgccgccgccacggctaGCCATGGTAGCAGCACAAGTGAAGAGATCCAATTGCCATGGGGAAGCAGCGTCCACCAGCACCACAAGGCTCTGCAGCAGAAAGCTTCCTCTCCGAGGTCTTCTTCCATAACGTCGACGACCTCCCTTGGGAGCAACATGCTGGAGTTCTCCAACAACAGCAGTAGTTCACCACGTGAG TGCATCAGCACAGCATCTGGATCAGCTTTCAAGAAGGTTAGGACCCAAGAACCCTCCCAGGCTCAATCTACTGTGAAg GTGAGGAAGGAGAAGCTAGGGGATCGAATAACTGCTCTTCACCAGCTTGTCTCTCCGTTTGGAAAG ACTGACACAGCGTCTGTACTCCTTGAAGCCATTGGGTACATCAGATTCCTTCATAGTCAAATTGAG GCTCTGAGCTCGCCGTACGTGGGCGGCGGCAGCaatggcggtgggggcggctccatcagctccagctccagcggcTCCAAGCAGCAGCTCCACGAGGCTAGT GTGCACGGAGAAAGGCACAGCATATTTCCAGAAGACCCTGGCCAG CTCCTGCATGACAGTGCATTAAAAAAGCGAGGACAGCCTGAGCCG AATGGAAGCTGTGAAGAAGGGAAGGATCTGAGGAGCAGAGGTCTATGCCTTGTCCCGGTGAGCTGCATGCTGGACGTCGGAGTTGATGTTGTCGCCAGCCCAGCGGACTACTGGGCAGCAGCTGTGCCGGCTTTCGGCATGGGGTTCGGCGGGTAG
- the LOC120697768 gene encoding transcription factor bHLH68-like isoform X1: MDRGLLHKSSPLVGEMGEAGHGWWSVNNLRPPFEQQHHPSLFMPSTTTTAAAAAAAAAAPSSSSPLHSFSSLLLSNHYPLPTTSTSPWQQHDTSSTTTSHGQHQGLTGQQDSWSQQLVQGGLATIGEERYKEGQMLFPTTICSEAAGGSGSYLYSAAATASHGSSTSEEIQLPWGSSVHQHHKALQQKASSPRSSSITSTTSLGSNMLEFSNNSSSSPRECISTASGSAFKKVRTQEPSQAQSTVKVRKEKLGDRITALHQLVSPFGKTDTASVLLEAIGYIRFLHSQIEALSSPYVGGGSNGGGGGSISSSSSGSKQQLHEASVHGERHSIFPEDPGQLLHDSALKKRGQPEPVLLDHNGSCEEGKDLRSRGLCLVPVSCMLDVGVDVVASPADYWAAAVPAFGMGFGG, encoded by the exons ATGGATAGGGGACTCCTCCACAAATCATCTCCTCTAGTGGGCGAGATGGGGGAGGCAGGCCATGGATGGTGGAGCGTGAATAATTTGAGGCCCccctttgagcagcagcaccaTCCTTCTCTTTTCATGccgtccaccaccaccaccgcagcagcagcagcagcggcggcggcagcgccgtcTTCTTCGTCCCCTCTCCATTCCTTCTCCTCGCTGCTGCTCTCCAATCACTACCCGCTGCCTACTACCAGCACGTCGCCGTGGCAGCAGCATGacaccagcagcaccaccaccagccaCGGTCAGCATCAAGGACTCACCGGCCAGCAGGATTCATGGAGCCAGCAGCTCGTACA AGGGGGATTGGCCACTATTGGGGAAGAGAGGTACAAGGAAGGCCAGATGCTGTTTCCAACTACGATTTGTTCAGAAGCTGCCGGAGGGAGCGGCAGCTACCtctacagcgccgccgccacggctaGCCATGGTAGCAGCACAAGTGAAGAGATCCAATTGCCATGGGGAAGCAGCGTCCACCAGCACCACAAGGCTCTGCAGCAGAAAGCTTCCTCTCCGAGGTCTTCTTCCATAACGTCGACGACCTCCCTTGGGAGCAACATGCTGGAGTTCTCCAACAACAGCAGTAGTTCACCACGTGAG TGCATCAGCACAGCATCTGGATCAGCTTTCAAGAAGGTTAGGACCCAAGAACCCTCCCAGGCTCAATCTACTGTGAAg GTGAGGAAGGAGAAGCTAGGGGATCGAATAACTGCTCTTCACCAGCTTGTCTCTCCGTTTGGAAAG ACTGACACAGCGTCTGTACTCCTTGAAGCCATTGGGTACATCAGATTCCTTCATAGTCAAATTGAG GCTCTGAGCTCGCCGTACGTGGGCGGCGGCAGCaatggcggtgggggcggctccatcagctccagctccagcggcTCCAAGCAGCAGCTCCACGAGGCTAGT GTGCACGGAGAAAGGCACAGCATATTTCCAGAAGACCCTGGCCAG CTCCTGCATGACAGTGCATTAAAAAAGCGAGGACAGCCTGAGCCGGTACTGCTCGAtcat AATGGAAGCTGTGAAGAAGGGAAGGATCTGAGGAGCAGAGGTCTATGCCTTGTCCCGGTGAGCTGCATGCTGGACGTCGGAGTTGATGTTGTCGCCAGCCCAGCGGACTACTGGGCAGCAGCTGTGCCGGCTTTCGGCATGGGGTTCGGCGGGTAG
- the LOC120697768 gene encoding transcription factor bHLH68-like isoform X3, which yields MDRGLLHKSSPLVGEMGEAGHGWWSVNNLRPPFEQQHHPSLFMPSTTTTAAAAAAAAAAPSSSSPLHSFSSLLLSNHYPLPTTSTSPWQQHDTSSTTTSHGQHQGLTGQQDSWSQQLVQGGLATIGEERYKEGQMLFPTTICSEAAGGSGSYLYSAAATASHGSSTSEEIQLPWGSSVHQHHKALQQKASSPRSSSITSTTSLGSNMLEFSNNSSSSPRECISTASGSAFKKVRTQEPSQAQSTVKVRKEKLGDRITALHQLVSPFGKTDTASVLLEAIGYIRFLHSQIEALSSPYVGGGSNGGGGGSISSSSSGSKQQLHEVHGERHSIFPEDPGQLLHDSALKKRGQPEPNGSCEEGKDLRSRGLCLVPVSCMLDVGVDVVASPADYWAAAVPAFGMGFGG from the exons ATGGATAGGGGACTCCTCCACAAATCATCTCCTCTAGTGGGCGAGATGGGGGAGGCAGGCCATGGATGGTGGAGCGTGAATAATTTGAGGCCCccctttgagcagcagcaccaTCCTTCTCTTTTCATGccgtccaccaccaccaccgcagcagcagcagcagcggcggcggcagcgccgtcTTCTTCGTCCCCTCTCCATTCCTTCTCCTCGCTGCTGCTCTCCAATCACTACCCGCTGCCTACTACCAGCACGTCGCCGTGGCAGCAGCATGacaccagcagcaccaccaccagccaCGGTCAGCATCAAGGACTCACCGGCCAGCAGGATTCATGGAGCCAGCAGCTCGTACA AGGGGGATTGGCCACTATTGGGGAAGAGAGGTACAAGGAAGGCCAGATGCTGTTTCCAACTACGATTTGTTCAGAAGCTGCCGGAGGGAGCGGCAGCTACCtctacagcgccgccgccacggctaGCCATGGTAGCAGCACAAGTGAAGAGATCCAATTGCCATGGGGAAGCAGCGTCCACCAGCACCACAAGGCTCTGCAGCAGAAAGCTTCCTCTCCGAGGTCTTCTTCCATAACGTCGACGACCTCCCTTGGGAGCAACATGCTGGAGTTCTCCAACAACAGCAGTAGTTCACCACGTGAG TGCATCAGCACAGCATCTGGATCAGCTTTCAAGAAGGTTAGGACCCAAGAACCCTCCCAGGCTCAATCTACTGTGAAg GTGAGGAAGGAGAAGCTAGGGGATCGAATAACTGCTCTTCACCAGCTTGTCTCTCCGTTTGGAAAG ACTGACACAGCGTCTGTACTCCTTGAAGCCATTGGGTACATCAGATTCCTTCATAGTCAAATTGAG GCTCTGAGCTCGCCGTACGTGGGCGGCGGCAGCaatggcggtgggggcggctccatcagctccagctccagcggcTCCAAGCAGCAGCTCCACGAG GTGCACGGAGAAAGGCACAGCATATTTCCAGAAGACCCTGGCCAG CTCCTGCATGACAGTGCATTAAAAAAGCGAGGACAGCCTGAGCCG AATGGAAGCTGTGAAGAAGGGAAGGATCTGAGGAGCAGAGGTCTATGCCTTGTCCCGGTGAGCTGCATGCTGGACGTCGGAGTTGATGTTGTCGCCAGCCCAGCGGACTACTGGGCAGCAGCTGTGCCGGCTTTCGGCATGGGGTTCGGCGGGTAG